The Elaeis guineensis isolate ETL-2024a chromosome 5, EG11, whole genome shotgun sequence DNA segment cggagcccggttcccataggagtctgggcggagtccgcttgcggttgacgttgttggcggagtccggctcccgtaggagtccggacgaagtctgtccgcagctgttggagtcgaggatgaagcccgactcccgtaggagtccgggcggagtcttcctgcaactaaagttaaaggtgaagtccggctcccgtagaagtccggacggcttaccagcagttgacgttgaggatggagcccagctcccgtaggagtccggacggagtctacttgctgttgaagtcgtcgacggagtccgactcccgtaggagtccggacgaagtctgtctgcagccgttggagtcgaggatgaagcccggctcccgtaggagtccgggcggagtcttcctgcaactaaagttaaaggtgaagtccggctcccataaaagTCCGgatggcttaccagcagttgacgttgaggatggagcccggctcccgtaggagtccgggcggagtctacttgctgttgaagtcgtcggcggagtccggctcccgtaggagtccggacgaagtctgtctgcagccgttggagtcgaggatgaagcccggctcccgtaggagtccgggcggagtcttcctgcaactaaagttaaaggtgaagtccggctcccgtagaagtccggacggcttaccagcagttgacgttgaggatggagctcggctcccgtaggagtccgggcggagtctacttgctgttgaagtcgtcggcggagtccggctcccgtaggagtccggacgaagtctgtctgcagccgttggagtcgaggatgaagcccggctcccgtaggagtccgggcggagtcttcctgcaactaaagttaaaggtgaagtccgactcccgtagaagtccggacggcttaccagcagttgacgttgaggatggagcccggctcccgtagtagtccgagcggagtctacttgctgttgaagtcgtcggcggagtccggctcccgtaggagtccggacgaagtctgtctgcagccgttggagtcgaggatgaagcccggctcccgtaggagtctgggcggagtcttcctttgaggtcggcatcgtgggcggaatcgttgattctgttgaagacttcggctgtgggtattttatacccaacagatgtaAAATATGATACAATGCTTGTTTATATTGCATATTACACTCTTCTTTATAGCATTTAGACTGTTCATTTTCATCCCCCAGACAATCTCTGACAAAATGAATTGCTCATTCTTTCTGTTTCTTGCTTTTTTCCTAAATTGAAGTTTCTTAGCCTGGTTAAAGATCAGGAGCAAATAATCCAGATCTCACTGGTAGTGAGAACCAATCAAGGCCATTTATAACGGATCAGTAACCATATACAAATCAAATCGAGGCACCGGAGTATAAGACCTTATACACTCTTTGTGAAAAAACCTCAACCAAGACACCAAAAACGAAAACAaagttaataataataaaaaaaaaaaggtaagaaATGAATTAACAACATACACACTACCAGGCGTAGGATAAgcctattttttatttatagaagCTCAGATTACAATATTTTCTCTCAAAGTTATAGATACTCTGCAACACTTCATAAAGTCcagatatttatttatttattttttttgagtaaaagATGATAAAAATCCAGACATTTATTATTATTGACACAGAGTCCACGACATGTAAACCGACATCAATCTCCGCCATCTCTGTCTTTATTAATCTCATCAAGAATCACGATGAGAGCCACGACGAAGGCATGGTCCACGTATGGATAGACGGTCACCCCAAACGTGTCCTTCCCAAGAACTAAGTTTTTAACCGTATACTGCCGACTCATCTGCACCATCATCAACCATCAATCAAACGAACCAAATGAGCACACCCAAAGATGTGTGAGAAAATTAAAGCGAcccaaaaattatcaaaattgtCATTCTTACTTGGGCTATGATGGTATTAGACTCCCCAAGAGAAACGGTGCATGATCTCTCAAAATAGCTCCCTTTGATCTTGAAGTCACAAGCTTGCTCACTGGTGTTAGCAGCCAAGAACACATCGAGCTCGGTTTTGAATTGGATGAGCGATGACTTCTTGACGCTGAATAGTAGGTCTTTTGAGTCGGAGCTCTCTCCCCTATAGACTTGCCATCTTCTGTGTGCACTCAGTATCTGTAAACTTATAGCCATGGATACATGAGGTCATACTAACAATTACTGACACTATAATATACAAAGTCGAAGCGTGCGTTTTGGCTTGCTACCTCATACCAAATTATTGCATAGTAAATAAAATTATCGATTATCTATTTTCTTGATTAAATTCAAGGTCGTAaagtttgattttgataagataatccAAGGAATTCCTAAACGCCAAGAAAATAGATAATGGATTTGCTAGATCTGCAATTTGTGGGGGAAAAAACCAGAGTTGCTGTGGTTTCTCCTCATTGTCAAATATGTTGTGTTTTTGAGCGATCTAGCTTATTTTAGTTAATTGATTCAGCTGGTTGATAAGATCACACAGATCAATTGCTTTAAACAATTTAAGAAGAAGATCGAGTGGATGAATCTTTTCAGTAGAATGAAAGGAAGGAAAAGATGTTTTCTCCCAAATCCTAAGCCAAAAGATCAATAAAGGAAAAACTCATGGAGTTCCGCAAGCACTTCATGAGAAATGAAAAGCCTTTACTTTTTTCTTAGACAATGATGGTGAAGATAAAAATTAACCATAAAAATTCATTAGGATCAAAAAcccaaatatcaaaaaataaaataaataaaatggagGTAGGACACAAGACAATAGAtagtaattttttgattttttatttttgatttttaaaaaataatttttattttttttttatttttgttatcgagtaaaagtaaaaaagtaaaaaatatatttagtaactacgttgctataaagcaaaaaataaCGTTTGGGACAGCAGGTGAAGAACTCGACGAGAGAGAatgattcagaaaaagagggagaagggGATGGAGAAGTGAAGAACTCGACGAAGGAGAATGACtcgggctctttactttttgattttggcattttagatgtgtggaagcaaaaaaaaattaaaaaaataagttttgaaaagcaaaattttttttctttatatataaagtaattattttgattattttgatttttactttttatggTGTTACTAAatattactttttgatttttatttttcaaaaattaaaaaataaaaaaatatttttttaatgactaaccaaacACATCtttagtaaataaaatttttgattatttattttattgattaaattcaAGATACTAAAGTTTGATTTCGATGAGATAATCCAAGGAATTCCTAAACGCCAAGCAAATAGATAATGGACTTGCTAGATCTGCAATTTATTGGGGGAGAAGAGGgaaaaactaaatttttttttcttggaaaTCCAAGTGGAAGTAAGGAACTTTGGCTGAGTAGTGCATTGATATTAAAGTGGGATAAGTACAATGAAGTGGATAGAGATTTACAAACATTACAAGAGGTGGGGTTGGCAAATATTACATGGGTTGGGCTCGTTGCTTGCATGGGAATGCCATATCAGCCCAGATGGGTGGGAGAGAAAAGTATTGGCACTGGATAAAAAACTACACTGGATGGGGCCAAGAGTAAAATAACGGTCCTTGTGGTGCACCCACCGTCTTGGTCGAAGTATGGGGGAAACTTGGTTCTTAAGAGAAGCTAGGCTTCAGAAAGCACCCGAAGGGTGGGCGGAACTTTAGAATGGACCATGGAGCTGGTTTTGAAGAGTTAAGGAGAACTGGTACCCATATCCCAGATGCACTCTGAAGCGATACTTCACCGTGGCTATTTTGTGGCTTCTCCAGGCGCTTTGCTCAGTCTAGAATCTGGGTAAGTTGAGAGAGTGAGAAATTGACGTTTGGATGAGAAATCGAAGAGGTCCTACTTTAAAAGGTTAAGATAGCTTTTCTTACCATCTACGGTGGGGTGGTGGCTTTGAATTGAAAAACTCGATAATTGCGTTCTTTCCAGAGGCACCATGCTGCGATAATGAACAGACATTCGAGAGCAAAAAATCGAGTTTTGATGATTTGAGTGTACCTCCAAGAGTCCTAAACTTTAGAGAAGCATTGAGGGAGCTCGAGAACGTTAAGATTGGATAGAATAATAGACCAGTAAGCTTTGGAGAATTCACACTGTAGCATGAGGTGGTTTAAGGATTCACCTTGTTCGTCACAGAAGAGGCACCTTCCGACAATGTTAACACCTCTTTTAATCAGATTTTTCTTTGTCAATATTCTATCATGGTAGCAGAGCCAGAAAAAGAGTTTGGCCTTCTCAGGAATAGAGAATTTTCAGAAGACTTTATCGATGCAGGAGATTACTCCACCATGAAAGAAAAAGTTGTGGCCAGTTTTGACTTGGTAAATGCCATTAGTATTCCACTTCCAGAGACATGTGTCCgagccaaaagagagggatacaATCCGAAGTAGATGTGATAAGTTTCGAAGCACACTTGATGCTTGAGAGCTCATTGGGTATTTAAAAGATGTGTATAAGCTTGAAAGGCAGAGGATATCACTAACAGAGCTGTTTTGTTTTCTAGCCAAGAAATATGGCTTGAGAAAAAGGAGTTTGAGTTCCTTATTTCGGATCCAGGAATCGTGCCAAAATGATATTTGACAGCCGTTGCTCATCTTTGGATGGAAACATTGCTTGAACAGGCCCAGGAGcttttaataaatttttctaaatcagAGAGGATACTCTGAGCAGTCGCCTCGAGGATTCCAAAATAGGTTTTTTAGAATAGTATATACTTTTCAGAAGGAGGCATTAGGGCTTGTGTGGGGAACGAGTGAATCTCCACCATCATTTTAGAAGGAGGGCTTGATTAAGAATGGTCATGAGGTTTTTAACTCCTAGACCACCGTATGGTTGTGATCTACAGATGTGGTTCCAGCTTAATAAATGCTTTACATTCCCTTGTGACCGTTGGCTGTCCCAAATGAATTGTCGAGAAATCCGTTCCATTTTCTGTGTTACCTCTGTGCGAAGCTTCAATACTAACATCCAATATACTGAGATGGCATTTAGAACTGAGTTTGTTAGGGTGATTCAAGCAGCAAGTGTTAGAGTTTTCTATTTCCATCCACTCAATTTCTTTGTAATTTTGTCAATAAGAAAGATCTGATCGCTTTTGTTCAGCCTAGAGTGGTGCAAAGGAAGACCCAAATAACGAGTGGGAAGGTAAGAGACCTTATAGCTTAGCAGTGTAGTGAGATTCGCTGACACCTAGGCCAATGAGTTGAGTTTTGTAGAAGTTGATGCTTAATCTCGTTGCCATTTCGAAGCTGTACAAGATTAGCTGGAGATAAACCAGCTTCCAAAAGATTAGGGTGTCGTCGGCAAACTATAAACACTATTCGAAGCCAGGAGGACCAATTCCATGAATCAACCTTTCGAAGTTGGTAGCCTTAAAAATTTTGGCGAGAACGTCTGTAACCAGAATGAAAAATAGGGGTGAAAGGGGGTTACCTtgctttaaacccttcttgttaTGAAACCATTTCCCAACTGAGTTATTAACGACTAAGGCAGAGTATGAAGATTGGAGAAGTGCCTTTATCCAAGCTATCCATTTGCTCTCAAAACCTCCGTGGGAGGAAATAATCTCTGTAGCTAAAATGTAGCTCTCAAAATTAATCTTCTTTTGACGAAGGCGGATTGGCAATCAAAAACGAGCTCTTCCATTTTACCTGACCGATAAGCCCATTTTCAATACTTATTGGTCAGAAATCTTTTACTATTGCTTGGTCTGTTTTTTTGGGATCAGAGATATGTAACTATAGTTGAGCCTGAAGAGACCACAAGAACCATTGTAAAAAGGCTGAGAATAGTTTGAGTAAATCATTCCCAATAATGTCTCAGTATTTCTGATAGAAAGAGATCTGAAAACCGTCTAGGCCTAGAGATGATTTGTTTTTTGCCAGAGTAAATATAGCGTTTTTAATCTCATTAGTTGAGAAGGGGGCTGCTAGAGAGGATAAACCTGGGTAGAAAAATATGTTGTGTTTTTGAGAGATTTAGCTAATTTTAGTTCATTGATTCAGCTAGTTGATAAGATCAAGTAGATGAAttcctttaaaaaaatttaagaagaagATCGAGTGGATGAATCTTTTTAGCAGAATGAAAGGAATGGAAAGATGTTTTCTCCCAAATCCTCAGCCAAAAGATCAATAAAGGAAAAATCATGGAGTTCAGCAAGCACTTCATGAGAAATGAAAAaacctttatttttttcttcgaaaatgatggtgaaaataaaaaataacgatAAAAATTCATTCAGATCAAAAACTCAAacatcaagagaaaaaaatagtaataaaaagTTGGAGGTAGGACACAAAACAATAGACAATAACAATCAAAAGAAAAGTCCTCTTTCTTAAgatatcaaccaaaaaaaaagaaaaaaaaagggaaactgACCTTCTGCTGCATAGAGACGAGGGGATTGCCGGCGGAGTCGAGGAGGACACGGTGGTCCCTGATGCTGAAAACAGTGCCCTTCACCTTGAACACCACGGTTCCGTTCACGTCCGTGACGGCGAAGTCGCCGTCCGACAGGCTGATGGCCTTCTTCGTGACGGTGAGATCCACCGGGTACGGCGCGCAAAACTGCGGGCCCACCACCGCCACCGGGCTGACTAACGGCGCCGCGCTTGGCATCGCCGCCATGATCCTAACGGTGACGTCAACGGCTGAAGGTGGCTTGGAACCGAGAGATCTGGTCAGAAAAGCCGGTGAGCTCCTCTGAAAGTCTCACTGATTTGTATGAAGTTTCATCTCTATCTCTACCACCATCGCACGGATTCAAAGGTCAGTGCTTGTCTCTTTCTCACCTCTACTTTCATAAAGCAAGCCGCCCTGCATTTGTACTCCTCGAACCACCGCCACATGCTTGCTTACAGAATATTATATATAAACTATTTATGACATATTTCCAAATGACAGTTTTGGATTTGTATGTCCTTTTGCAAttcgttataattttttaaataaaaatatttttatatatttttcagaAACAATAAccggattttttaaaaaataatttaaaaaatttaaattttaagagCCCATTAAATTGAACTTATTTATAGGTCCATGATTGTTTGAGTTGCTATgtataaaattatgaattaaattcataattttatcatCCAGGATGAAATCGTAAatcaaatcaataatttttttaatattgatttggcactaaaatttaaaagaagattCGTGGGTTGGATCCATAATTTTATATCGTGTGGAACACGTTCATGGGTTAGTTTTCCTTCATATGTGTTTTCTTCTCACGGTGTTTATACCGGATGGGTGATGGCATACatactaaattaaattttatggtGCATCGTGTGACCCACCGAAAAGACCGGAGGAGAACCCTTAATTGCTCTTCCAAAAATAATAGTCATTATTAATCTAGATTGACTTGTCGGTTacaaattaattattattaaaataataataaatatgattaaataaattttttatttgattaaattattaatcaattctGAACTCGAATAACATTTTTTACTGTCGGATTGAATATTTTTTCACTCTGAATATTTTATTCGACTTCCCAAAAATACTCTATTGATTGTTCCATT contains these protein-coding regions:
- the LOC105045928 gene encoding protein LURP-one-related 15, with the translated sequence MAAMPSAAPLVSPVAVVGPQFCAPYPVDLTVTKKAISLSDGDFAVTDVNGTVVFKVKGTVFSIRDHRVLLDSAGNPLVSMQQKILSAHRRWQVYRGESSDSKDLLFSVKKSSLIQFKTELDVFLAANTSEQACDFKIKGSYFERSCTVSLGESNTIIAQMSRQYTVKNLVLGKDTFGVTVYPYVDHAFVVALIVILDEINKDRDGGD